A region of Photobacterium sanguinicancri DNA encodes the following proteins:
- a CDS encoding ATP-binding protein yields the protein MKSSYFKSITFRFSVALLVIITVAELVAGAIWFYASKLDKEETAKDTLTSLSSSITDTFSYFQSLPINYRHLILNQLREAGGTRFFISINNTLLDIENLDSLTFAPWLSDFTEVALKETLPHHSNIQVSITRREDIKLFNSGVKLTELPVIWSKYGLSLSELDLPIVVVQIEMAKGEWFYIASVIPLSFSALTTQFIDHRQLLFLAITTVLLMICTTLLLQREFRPIKALAKSATLMGSTFHITELKEEGSNETQAAIHAFNKMNRRIQAYMADRDMLFSAISHDLKTPLACLKFRTEMLDDENAKLRFEKLLNEMDTMLHGALRCMKDTDTHEMPIEVDLKQLLLDCAEDYNHEIIQVEIQAQSSVYYLVKPVTLKRCITNIIDNGVRYGDHVVVDIDTESTPESVLIVIRDYGDGLTQQQIEKAFEPYYRAGRKDLAGSGLGLTISRSIARSQGGDLRIRNHHECGLEVQIALPRKI from the coding sequence ATGAAATCATCTTATTTTAAGTCGATTACCTTTCGATTTAGTGTCGCATTGCTGGTTATTATTACGGTAGCAGAATTAGTTGCAGGGGCTATTTGGTTCTATGCCAGCAAATTAGATAAAGAAGAAACCGCGAAGGATACGTTAACCAGTTTATCAAGCTCTATTACTGATACTTTTTCTTACTTTCAATCTTTACCCATTAATTATCGACACTTAATTCTAAATCAACTCAGAGAAGCCGGTGGGACTCGATTCTTTATTTCCATCAATAACACCTTGCTAGATATTGAAAACTTAGACTCATTAACGTTTGCACCTTGGCTCAGCGATTTCACTGAAGTAGCCTTAAAAGAAACGTTACCGCATCATTCTAACATTCAGGTATCGATCACTCGACGAGAAGACATCAAATTATTTAATAGTGGCGTAAAGCTCACTGAGCTGCCTGTTATTTGGAGCAAGTATGGATTGTCATTAAGTGAGCTGGATTTACCCATCGTTGTTGTTCAAATCGAAATGGCAAAAGGAGAGTGGTTTTATATCGCGTCAGTGATCCCCCTTTCTTTTTCTGCACTAACAACCCAGTTCATTGACCATCGCCAGTTGCTTTTCTTAGCAATCACGACAGTATTGCTGATGATTTGTACCACATTATTGCTACAACGAGAGTTTCGACCAATAAAAGCACTCGCAAAATCAGCAACCTTAATGGGGTCAACATTTCACATTACCGAGCTAAAAGAAGAAGGTAGTAATGAAACGCAAGCTGCAATTCATGCTTTTAATAAAATGAACCGTCGAATTCAAGCGTACATGGCCGATCGCGACATGTTATTCAGTGCGATTTCACATGATTTAAAAACACCACTCGCGTGTTTGAAATTCAGAACAGAAATGCTTGATGATGAGAATGCCAAACTGCGTTTCGAAAAGTTACTCAATGAAATGGACACCATGTTACATGGCGCATTACGTTGCATGAAAGACACTGATACACACGAGATGCCAATAGAGGTCGATCTTAAGCAGTTGTTGCTTGACTGCGCTGAAGACTATAACCACGAAATTATACAAGTGGAGATACAAGCACAGTCATCAGTTTATTACCTTGTTAAGCCAGTTACGCTTAAACGCTGCATTACAAACATTATCGATAATGGGGTGCGTTACGGTGATCACGTAGTCGTTGATATTGATACAGAATCAACACCAGAAAGTGTGCTGATTGTTATTCGTGATTATGGTGATGGCTTAACGCAGCAGCAAATAGAAAAAGCATTTGAGCCGTACTATCGTGCTGGTCGTAAAGATCTGGCTGGGTCGGGGTTAGGGTTAACAATTTCAAGAAGTATTGCGCGTTCACAGGGCGGTGATTTACGTATTCGTAATCACCATGAATGTGGCTTAGAAGTGCAAATAGCATTACCGAGAAAAATATGA
- a CDS encoding response regulator, protein MESKSILVVDDNEEIRDALSEYLTRAGFCVFVAEDGDEMWKQLNQHEMNLIILDIMLPGDDGLTLCGKIRLTSHVPIIMLTAVTDEIDRIAGLEIGADDYITKTFSPRELLARIKALLRRTQFTSDIPLNRKIRFLDWSFDTVKRQLNHIAGDSIKLSGSDYSLLLMMLQNPNKLLSRDDIAQCLWGRDADPFERGIDVQMSRLRKHLHDIERSIIVSIRNKGYMFAVDDIQDV, encoded by the coding sequence ATGGAAAGCAAATCAATATTAGTTGTCGATGACAATGAAGAAATTAGAGATGCTTTAAGCGAATATCTTACTCGTGCTGGTTTCTGTGTATTTGTCGCTGAGGACGGTGATGAAATGTGGAAACAGTTAAATCAACATGAAATGAACCTCATCATTTTAGATATTATGTTGCCAGGGGATGATGGTCTCACTCTATGTGGTAAAATTAGGCTAACGTCTCATGTGCCTATAATTATGCTGACCGCAGTAACAGATGAAATCGATCGGATTGCAGGGCTAGAGATTGGCGCAGATGACTACATAACCAAAACATTCAGTCCTCGCGAGCTACTAGCTAGAATTAAAGCTTTGTTACGCCGTACTCAATTTACCTCTGATATTCCCCTTAATCGTAAAATACGCTTTCTTGATTGGTCTTTTGACACAGTAAAACGTCAGCTTAATCATATCGCTGGCGATAGCATCAAATTATCAGGCTCCGATTACTCTTTATTGCTGATGATGTTACAAAACCCCAATAAGTTATTGAGCCGTGATGATATTGCTCAGTGTTTGTGGGGGCGAGATGCCGATCCTTTTGAGCGCGGTATCGATGTGCAAATGAGCCGCCTTCGTAAACACCTTCACGATATTGAACGTTCGATTATTGTCAGCATACGTAACAAAGGTTATATGTTTGCCGTTGACGATATTCAGGATGTTTAA
- the ptsG gene encoding glucose-specific PTS transporter subunit IIBC has translation MFSAIFGLLQRIGRSLMLPVAVLPIAGLLLGIGSANFTWLPDLVSEIMAMSGDAVFSNLALIFAIGVALGLSDNDGVAALAATVGFAILTATMGVMAKLHGIETAMVIGIPTINTGVFGGIAIGAIASVMYKRFYNIRLPEYLGFFAGKRFVPIVTGLSAIGLGIVMSYVWPPVGNLINAFSHWAAYQSPTLAFGIYGFVERSLIPFGLHHIWNVPFFFEVGEYVNPETGAVIKGEIQRYLAGDPTAGNLAGGYMYSMWALPAIGLAIYKSARKEKRALVGGIMASAALTSWLTGITEPMEFSFLFVAPVLYVIHCIFTGLGFALVSALDIHHSVTFAHGAIDFLLYLPLSKNAWLFIVIGPLWALMYYTVFSILIRKLNLMTPGRESDNTDISQVAEIGTELAEQLIESLGGKANIKNVDACITRLRVTLHDIKKADIANIKKLGAREVLVIGDNLQAIFGTQSDNIKTEINEVLLAS, from the coding sequence ATGTTCAGCGCTATTTTTGGTCTGTTACAACGGATTGGTCGGTCACTGATGTTACCTGTGGCCGTATTACCTATTGCGGGTTTATTGCTTGGTATAGGCTCTGCAAATTTCACTTGGTTGCCTGATTTAGTGTCAGAAATTATGGCCATGTCTGGTGATGCTGTATTCAGTAATTTGGCGCTAATTTTCGCGATTGGTGTAGCATTAGGATTAAGCGATAATGACGGTGTCGCCGCTTTGGCCGCAACCGTTGGTTTTGCTATATTGACGGCGACCATGGGCGTCATGGCGAAGCTTCACGGTATCGAAACTGCAATGGTCATTGGTATTCCAACCATTAACACAGGAGTATTTGGCGGTATCGCGATTGGGGCAATCGCATCTGTTATGTATAAGCGTTTCTACAATATTCGGTTACCTGAATACTTAGGTTTCTTTGCGGGAAAACGTTTCGTACCAATAGTAACCGGGCTCAGCGCTATTGGCCTTGGTATTGTCATGAGCTACGTATGGCCCCCAGTTGGTAATTTAATTAACGCATTTTCGCATTGGGCAGCCTACCAAAGCCCGACTCTTGCGTTTGGTATCTATGGCTTTGTTGAACGTTCTCTTATCCCATTTGGTCTTCACCACATTTGGAACGTCCCTTTCTTCTTTGAAGTTGGTGAATATGTAAACCCAGAAACTGGCGCCGTGATAAAAGGTGAAATCCAGCGCTACTTAGCAGGCGACCCAACAGCAGGAAACCTAGCGGGTGGCTATATGTATTCAATGTGGGCACTACCCGCTATTGGTTTGGCTATTTACAAATCAGCACGCAAAGAAAAACGTGCCTTGGTCGGTGGCATCATGGCATCCGCAGCACTGACTTCTTGGCTAACAGGTATCACAGAGCCTATGGAGTTCTCATTCCTGTTTGTTGCACCAGTTCTCTACGTGATCCATTGTATTTTCACAGGGTTAGGTTTCGCCCTTGTCAGTGCACTTGATATTCATCACAGCGTCACGTTTGCACATGGTGCTATCGACTTCCTACTCTATCTTCCACTGTCTAAAAATGCATGGCTATTTATTGTGATTGGGCCACTATGGGCCTTAATGTACTACACCGTTTTTAGCATCTTAATAAGAAAACTGAACCTAATGACGCCCGGGCGTGAAAGTGATAACACAGATATCAGCCAAGTTGCTGAAATAGGTACTGAACTGGCGGAGCAGTTAATTGAATCGTTAGGCGGCAAGGCAAACATCAAAAATGTCGATGCTTGCATTACGCGTTTACGCGTCACACTACATGACATTAAAAAAGCGGATATTGCTAATATTAAAAAGCTGGGGGCGCGTGAAGTATTAGTGATTGGTGATAACTTACAAGCCATCTTTGGTACGCAATCAGATAATATCAAAACAGAAATAAATGAGGTTTTACTAGCAAGCTAA
- a CDS encoding DUF2987 domain-containing protein, translating to MKVSHWLLAGMCASTLFISQAATAQNIELRYSALHGKLKQNIKEGHDDVRIALYLVNQATGNVCDVKKGWMQKEEHYEELVIPASNELVVPVDKNLRQANPDVTFVIDDGITCDMSMQVIANTQFDQTIGKDDIAKLVPQMNNMMSDLGGMFSSWFMPSVEGVVVHFADVTNKRIVTNKDNAYTIKDNKLVLQLSQLQDNEQLTLPTVPTKITPWLPAQ from the coding sequence ATGAAGGTAAGCCATTGGCTATTAGCGGGCATGTGCGCATCAACGCTATTCATTTCTCAAGCCGCAACTGCGCAAAATATAGAATTACGCTACAGTGCATTACACGGCAAGCTTAAACAAAATATCAAAGAAGGTCACGACGACGTTCGTATCGCGTTGTACTTGGTCAATCAAGCGACAGGCAATGTCTGTGACGTTAAAAAAGGCTGGATGCAAAAAGAAGAACATTATGAAGAATTGGTGATCCCAGCCAGTAATGAACTTGTTGTTCCTGTAGATAAAAACCTTCGTCAGGCAAATCCTGATGTGACGTTTGTGATTGATGATGGCATTACATGCGATATGTCGATGCAAGTCATTGCCAATACTCAGTTTGATCAAACTATTGGTAAAGATGATATAGCAAAGTTAGTACCACAAATGAATAACATGATGTCGGATCTCGGTGGCATGTTCTCGTCTTGGTTCATGCCAAGTGTGGAAGGGGTTGTTGTTCACTTTGCTGATGTTACCAATAAACGCATTGTGACCAATAAAGACAATGCCTATACCATCAAAGATAACAAGTTAGTCCTTCAACTGAGTCAACTACAAGATAATGAACAGCTAACGTTACCTACTGTTCCTACAAAAATCACGCCTTGGCTTCCAGCACAATAA
- the potA gene encoding spermidine/putrescine ABC transporter ATP-binding protein PotA, producing MNAAHTSKKPVIQLKNLCKSFDGKQIIADLDLNVNDGEFLTILGPSGCGKTTVLRLIAGFENADNGQIILADSDVTALPAEQRHVNTVFQSYALFPHMTVFENVAFGLRMQKVAESEIEPRVMEALRMVQLDKFAPRKPHQLSGGQQQRVAIARAVVNKPKVLLLDESLSALDYKLRKQMQIELKQLQRKLGITFIFVTHDQEEALSMSDRIIVMRDGHIEQDGSPREIYEEPKNLFVARFIGEINVFDATVIERLDEKRIRANVEGRDSLVHCELDVQSGDKVKVLLRPEDIRIEELNNGDKANGIIGYVRERTYKGMTLDSVLELESGKSVMVSEFFNEDDPDVDHSLDQKVAITWVESWEVVLADEQEA from the coding sequence TTGAACGCTGCACACACTTCAAAGAAACCCGTGATTCAACTAAAGAATCTATGTAAGAGTTTCGACGGCAAACAAATCATCGCGGACTTAGACCTGAACGTAAACGATGGTGAATTCCTTACCATTCTTGGCCCTTCAGGCTGTGGTAAAACCACGGTACTTCGTTTAATTGCTGGATTTGAGAATGCTGACAATGGTCAGATCATTCTTGCTGATAGTGATGTAACCGCGCTTCCAGCCGAACAACGCCATGTAAATACAGTATTCCAAAGTTATGCGCTTTTCCCACACATGACGGTGTTTGAAAATGTTGCGTTCGGTTTACGTATGCAAAAAGTGGCCGAGAGCGAGATAGAACCAAGAGTGATGGAAGCATTACGTATGGTTCAACTCGACAAGTTTGCACCGCGTAAGCCTCATCAGCTTTCTGGTGGACAACAACAGCGTGTTGCTATCGCCCGTGCAGTCGTGAATAAACCTAAAGTACTTTTGCTTGATGAATCTTTATCAGCACTTGATTACAAACTGCGTAAGCAGATGCAAATTGAATTAAAACAACTTCAACGTAAGTTGGGCATCACATTCATTTTTGTTACCCATGATCAAGAAGAAGCTCTATCAATGTCAGACCGTATTATCGTTATGCGTGATGGTCACATTGAACAAGATGGTTCACCACGTGAAATTTACGAAGAACCGAAAAACTTATTTGTTGCCCGCTTTATTGGTGAAATCAACGTTTTCGATGCCACTGTAATTGAACGTCTTGATGAAAAACGCATTCGAGCAAACGTTGAAGGCCGTGATTCACTCGTTCATTGTGAACTTGATGTTCAATCAGGCGACAAAGTAAAAGTACTGCTTCGCCCTGAAGATATTCGTATCGAAGAGCTGAACAACGGTGACAAAGCCAACGGCATTATTGGTTATGTACGTGAGCGTACTTATAAAGGTATGACACTTGATTCTGTGCTTGAACTTGAATCTGGTAAGTCAGTTATGGTTAGCGAATTCTTCAACGAAGATGATCCTGATGTAGATCACTCACTGGATCAGAAAGTCGCTATTACCTGGGTTGAAAGCTGGGAAGTGGTGTTGGCTGATGAACAAGAAGCTTAA
- the potB gene encoding spermidine/putrescine ABC transporter permease PotB, producing the protein MNKKLNLQNIIITVIVSWLLLFVFIPNLMIIGTSFLTRDEANLIEMTFTLDNYIRLFDPLYAKVMWHSFYMAIIATLLCLLIGYPFAYVIAKMPEKWRPFMLFLVIVPFWTNSLIRTYGLKIMLGTRGVFNNTLLYLDIIDKPLRIMYTEYAVMVGLVYILLPFMVLPLYSAIEKLDNTYIEAARDLGASKLQTFIRVIIPLTMPGVIAGCLLVLLPALGMFYVSDLLGGAKNLLIGNVIKSQVLNARDWPFGSATSIALTTAMAIMLYAYYRAGKLLNRKVELE; encoded by the coding sequence ATGAACAAGAAGCTTAATCTCCAAAATATCATCATTACAGTCATCGTTTCATGGCTGTTATTGTTTGTTTTCATCCCGAACTTGATGATTATCGGCACCAGTTTTCTAACTCGTGACGAAGCAAACCTGATCGAGATGACGTTCACGCTGGATAACTATATCCGCTTGTTCGATCCACTTTACGCAAAAGTAATGTGGCATTCGTTCTACATGGCAATCATTGCAACACTGCTGTGCTTGCTTATTGGTTACCCGTTTGCTTATGTGATCGCGAAGATGCCTGAAAAATGGCGTCCATTCATGTTGTTTTTGGTGATTGTACCGTTTTGGACAAACTCGCTAATTCGTACTTACGGTTTGAAGATCATGCTGGGTACCCGTGGGGTATTTAACAACACCCTACTCTACCTCGATATTATTGATAAACCACTGCGTATTATGTACACCGAGTATGCCGTAATGGTTGGCCTAGTATACATTCTGCTGCCTTTCATGGTGTTACCGCTTTACTCTGCGATAGAGAAGCTAGACAACACTTATATTGAAGCAGCACGCGACTTAGGCGCGAGTAAGCTACAAACGTTCATTAGAGTGATTATTCCACTAACCATGCCGGGTGTGATTGCAGGTTGTTTACTTGTCTTACTACCAGCATTAGGCATGTTCTATGTGTCTGACTTGCTTGGTGGCGCGAAAAACTTACTGATTGGTAATGTTATCAAAAGTCAGGTTCTTAACGCACGTGACTGGCCGTTTGGCTCAGCCACAAGTATTGCATTAACTACTGCCATGGCAATTATGCTTTATGCCTACTACCGTGCAGGCAAACTGCTGAACCGTAAAGTGGAGCTGGAATAA
- the potC gene encoding spermidine/putrescine ABC transporter permease PotC, protein MGRSVKFSFMTLVYAFLYMPIIILIVNSFNASKFGMKWGGFTTKWYEQLVTNDSLMQAAWHSINIAVFSATAAALIGSLTAVALYRYQFRGKKFVNGMLFIVMMSPDIVMAISLLALFLLLGAELGFLTLLLAHITFCLPFVVVTVYSRLNGFDVKMLEAARDLGASEWVILSKIILPLAKPAIAGGWLLSFTLSLDDVIVSSFVTGPTYEILPLKIYSMVKVGISPEVNALATVMLIVSLILVVCSQLLAREKVK, encoded by the coding sequence ATGGGACGTTCTGTTAAATTCAGTTTTATGACCTTGGTATACGCATTTTTGTATATGCCAATCATCATCCTGATTGTTAACTCATTTAATGCCAGCAAATTTGGTATGAAATGGGGGGGCTTTACCACTAAATGGTATGAGCAACTAGTCACTAATGACAGCCTAATGCAGGCAGCTTGGCACTCAATCAACATCGCGGTGTTCTCAGCAACAGCCGCAGCATTAATTGGTAGCTTAACGGCAGTCGCTCTTTATCGTTACCAGTTCCGTGGCAAAAAGTTTGTTAACGGCATGCTGTTTATCGTAATGATGTCACCAGACATAGTCATGGCAATCTCATTACTTGCGCTATTTTTGCTGTTAGGTGCAGAACTAGGGTTCCTAACCTTGTTACTAGCCCATATTACATTCTGTCTACCCTTCGTTGTGGTAACAGTATATAGCCGCTTAAATGGTTTTGATGTGAAGATGCTAGAAGCAGCACGTGATTTAGGTGCAAGCGAATGGGTAATTTTGAGCAAGATTATTCTACCGCTAGCAAAACCAGCAATCGCTGGTGGTTGGTTACTGAGCTTCACCCTATCACTTGATGACGTTATTGTGAGTTCATTTGTGACAGGGCCAACTTACGAAATTTTACCATTGAAGATTTACTCTATGGTTAAAGTAGGTATTTCACCTGAAGTTAACGCACTAGCAACCGTGATGTTAATTGTTTCTCTTATACTCGTAGTCTGTTCGCAGCTACTGGCAAGAGAGAAAGTAAAGTAA
- a CDS encoding extracellular solute-binding protein, with amino-acid sequence MKKLSAFLAGTACAAALFSNTATAADKELVFMNWGPYISTELREQFTKETGIKVIYSTYESNETMYAKLRAHPQGYDLVVPSTYFVAKMRDEGMLQKIDKSKLSNFQELDKNYLDKPFDPNNDYSIPHVIAMTGLAVNTDMYDPEDFDSWADLWNPELKGQLMLMDDTREVFHIALRKLGYSGNTTDPKQIDEAKKELEKLMPNVLVFNSDNPAAPYLAGEVGLGMLWNGSAAAAQKEGLPIKLIWPKEGGIFWVDSLAIAKNAKNVEAAHKMIDFLLRPDVAAKISEETGYLTAVEKSNAKYKNDPTLFPPQADLDRGEWQDSVGDMNIRYENYFLELKAGQ; translated from the coding sequence ATGAAAAAATTGTCCGCTTTTCTAGCCGGCACTGCGTGTGCTGCTGCTTTGTTCTCTAACACGGCAACAGCTGCAGATAAGGAACTTGTCTTTATGAACTGGGGGCCGTACATTTCTACTGAGCTCCGCGAGCAGTTCACAAAAGAAACAGGCATTAAAGTGATTTATTCGACTTACGAGTCGAATGAGACAATGTACGCTAAATTACGTGCCCATCCACAAGGTTACGATTTAGTTGTACCATCAACTTACTTCGTTGCAAAAATGCGCGACGAAGGCATGCTACAGAAGATCGATAAATCGAAGTTATCTAACTTCCAAGAACTCGATAAAAACTACTTAGATAAACCTTTTGATCCAAACAACGACTACTCTATTCCGCACGTTATCGCGATGACTGGTTTAGCGGTAAACACAGATATGTACGATCCAGAAGATTTTGATAGCTGGGCAGATCTGTGGAATCCAGAACTAAAAGGTCAACTAATGCTGATGGATGATACGCGTGAAGTATTCCACATCGCATTACGTAAGCTTGGCTATTCAGGTAACACTACCGATCCTAAACAAATCGACGAAGCGAAAAAAGAGCTAGAAAAACTAATGCCAAACGTATTGGTTTTCAACTCGGATAACCCAGCAGCACCTTACCTTGCTGGTGAAGTTGGTTTGGGTATGCTTTGGAACGGTTCTGCGGCAGCAGCACAAAAAGAAGGTTTACCAATCAAGTTAATCTGGCCAAAAGAAGGCGGTATCTTCTGGGTTGATAGCCTAGCAATTGCGAAAAACGCGAAAAACGTTGAAGCAGCGCATAAGATGATCGACTTCCTACTACGTCCAGATGTAGCAGCTAAAATCTCAGAAGAAACGGGTTACTTAACCGCGGTAGAGAAATCTAACGCTAAATATAAAAATGATCCTACCCTATTCCCACCTCAAGCAGATCTTGACCGTGGTGAGTGGCAGGATTCTGTTGGCGATATGAACATTCGCTACGAAAACTACTTCTTAGAGCTTAAAGCGGGTCAATAA
- a CDS encoding extracellular solute-binding protein — MKKWSSLVAGGVCAMAMMANTAVAADEELYFYNWSEYIPSEVLEQFTKETGIKVIYSTYESNETMYAKLKTHGEGYDLVVPSTYYVSKMREEGMLQKIDRSKLPHFKDLDPNFLNKPFDPSNDYSIPYIWGATGIGVNSEMMDKAEIKGWADFWDSKWEGQLMMMDDAREFFHIALRKLGYSANTQDPAEIKAAYEELKKLMPNVLVFNSDYPANPYMAGETSLGMLWNGSAYMARQEGAEIDIVWPKEGAIFWMDSLAIPEKAKHTEAAHKMIDFLLRPENAAKVALEIGYPTPVATAKGKLPADFVNDPSIYPPQEVMDAGEWQNSVGSANTLYEEYYQKLKAGQ; from the coding sequence ATGAAAAAATGGTCTTCCCTCGTCGCAGGTGGCGTATGTGCTATGGCTATGATGGCAAACACTGCTGTTGCTGCTGACGAAGAGCTTTACTTCTATAATTGGTCTGAATACATTCCAAGTGAAGTACTTGAGCAATTCACCAAAGAAACTGGTATCAAAGTTATTTATTCGACTTATGAGTCGAATGAAACTATGTATGCCAAATTAAAAACTCATGGTGAAGGCTATGACCTAGTCGTTCCTTCAACTTATTACGTATCTAAGATGCGTGAAGAAGGCATGCTACAAAAAATCGATCGCAGTAAACTGCCTCACTTTAAAGACTTAGATCCTAACTTCCTGAACAAACCTTTCGATCCAAGTAACGACTACTCTATTCCCTACATTTGGGGTGCGACCGGTATCGGTGTGAACTCTGAAATGATGGATAAAGCTGAAATAAAAGGTTGGGCTGATTTCTGGGATTCTAAGTGGGAAGGCCAGCTAATGATGATGGATGACGCACGTGAGTTTTTCCACATCGCGCTACGCAAGCTTGGTTACTCTGCCAACACACAAGATCCAGCAGAAATTAAAGCGGCTTACGAAGAATTGAAAAAGCTAATGCCAAACGTATTAGTTTTCAACTCTGACTACCCTGCTAACCCTTACATGGCGGGTGAAACATCGTTAGGTATGCTTTGGAACGGTTCTGCTTACATGGCACGCCAAGAAGGTGCTGAGATTGACATTGTATGGCCAAAAGAAGGCGCAATCTTCTGGATGGATAGCCTAGCAATTCCAGAAAAAGCGAAACATACAGAAGCGGCTCATAAGATGATCGACTTCTTACTTCGCCCAGAAAATGCCGCAAAAGTAGCGCTTGAGATTGGCTACCCGACACCCGTTGCGACAGCAAAAGGCAAGCTTCCAGCAGACTTTGTTAATGACCCAAGCATCTACCCACCTCAAGAAGTGATGGACGCTGGTGAATGGCAAAACAGCGTTGGTTCAGCAAATACGCTTTACGAAGAATACTACCAAAAGCTAAAAGCAGGTCAGTAA